A stretch of the Camarhynchus parvulus chromosome 4, STF_HiC, whole genome shotgun sequence genome encodes the following:
- the PLK4 gene encoding serine/threonine-protein kinase PLK4 isoform X2, whose translation MIDKKAMHKVGMVQRVQNEVKIHCQLKHPSILELYNYFEDSNYVYLILEICHNGEMSRYIKNRKKPFSEDEARHFLHQIITGMLYLHSHGILHRDLTLSNILLTSNMNVKIADFGLATQLKMPHEKHYTMCGTPNYISPEIATRSPHGLESDVWSLGCMFYTLLIGKPPFDTDTVRNTLNKVVLADYEMPAFLSREAQDLIHRLLRKNPADRLSLSSVLDHPFMARGGSARSRDLGTSEDSMDSGNATISTTFMGSSSISTSGSLKEKKKLLVGQPLPNKITFFPTNKNSSNNSSGDASGSFQQWGIQGKETGVSGRGRTTQPAEERPHSRYLRRAHSSDRSGTSHSHTQGISNIMDRCHSLEVLSKPKIGTRENTEYFSPANSYTDIGEIFKEKTSSTSGSFEEQISPPVKDQPHPNYLCPVKPQVGLLEQKSQAETMQQWLGSMQTNDALGPPADLSGKSSAQGGFRYHLDVQQDAPRNAWNTLKDIRNHGAAGDCPHSLNQRNPKQCIPGVVCKNEKIQPGLWLNSRVTCGLWSAPEQDQTCGQEPSAHQKPTLRSVVSPLTAHRLKPIRQKTKNAVVSILDTGEVCMEFLKEHRSQELVKEVLRISCDGNVIAVYHPKEGRGFLLDDRPPPPPEGICTYNFDNLPEKYWKKYQYAAKFVQLVRTKTPKVTFYTRYAKCMLMENSPPADVEVCFYDGAKIHKTAGITRVIEKSGKSFTLKGESEAGLKKEIQAYMDHANEGHRICLALECAVLEEEKRSGSAPFFPIIVGRKPGNTESPLAVAPPLLDKTNYSKEVVALDRSQAASSTPVQAPNYAPVVPCEKPTFLTNTVEKTCSSVHPMECSPNSAQLVKSVFVKNVGWASQLTSGAVWVQFNDGSQLVAQAGVSSITYTSPEGQTTRYGEDDKLPEYIKEKLHCLSSILVMFTNPAGPH comes from the exons ATG ATAGACAAAAAAGCCATGCACAAAGTTGGAATGGTCCAGAGGGTTCAGAATGAGGTGAAAATACATTGTCAGCTAAAGCATCCATCTATACTCGAG ctttataACTATTTTGAAGATAGCAACTATGTGTACTTGATACTTGAGATCTGTCACAATGGCGAAATGAGCAGATAcataaagaacagaaagaaaccCTTTTCAGAAGATGAAg CGCGGCACTTCCTGCACCAGATTATCACGGGTATGCTGTACCTCCATTCCCACGGAATACTGCACCGGGACCTCACCCTCTCCAATATCTTACTCACCAGCAACATGAACGTCAAGATTGCTGATTTTGGCTTGGCCACTCAGTTGAAGATGCCTCACGAGAAGCATTACACCATGTGTGGAACTCCCAATTACATCTCCCCGGAGATCGCCACGAGGAGCCCGCACGGGCTGGAGTCGGACGTGTGGTCTCTGGGCTGCATGTTTTACACCCTGCTCATTGGCAAGCCGCCTTTTGACACGGACACGGTGAGGAACACGCTGAACAAAGTGGTGCTGGCAGATTATGAGATGCCAGCCTTCTTGTCCAGAGAGGCACAGGACCTCATTCACAGGCTACTGCGCAAAAACCCCGCCGATCGCTTGAGCCTTTCCTCCGTCTTGGATCATCCTTTTATGGCCAGGGGTGGCTCTGCACGGAGCAGAGATCTGGGAACCTCAGAAGATTCCATGGACAGTGGGAATGCCACCATCTCTACGACCTTCATGGGCTCTTCCAGCATCAGTACCAGTGGTAGcttgaaggaaaagaagaagctgTTAGTTGGACAGCCGCTcccaaataaaattactttttttcctacaaaCAAGAATTCCAGTAATAATTCATCAGGAGATGCAAGTGGTTCTTTCCAACAGTGGGGAATTCAGGGAAAGGAAACTGGAGTAAGTGGCAGGGGAAGAACCACGCAGCCTGCTGAGGAGAGGCCGCATTCCCGCTACCTCCGAAGAGCGCACTCCTCAGACAGGTCTGGCACATCCCACAGCCACACTCAGGGCATATCCAACATCATGGATCGATGTCACTCCTTGGAAGTGCTTTCCAAGCCTAAAATAGGAAcaagggaaaacacagaataCTTTTCACCTGCCAACAGCTATACTGATATAGGAGAAATATTTAAGGAGAAGACTTCTAGTACTTCTGGTTCTTTTGAAGAGCAGATATCTCCACCTGTAAAAGATCAACCACA CCCAAATTATCTGTGCCCAGTGAAGCCCCAGGTTGGTTTGTTAGAGCAGAAGTCCCAGGCTGAGACAATGCAGCAGTGGCTTGGAAGCATGCAAACAAATG ATGCTCTGGGACCACCTGCAGACCTGAGTGGCAAAAGCAGCGCACAGGGAGGCTTTCGGTACCACCTGGATGTGCAGCAGGATGCACCAAGGAATGCATGGAACACCTTGAAAGACATAAGGAAtcatggagcagctggggacTGTCCACATTCTTTAAACCAGAGAAACCCAAAGCAATGCATCCCTGGAGTTGTctgcaaaaatgagaaaattcagcCTGGCCTCTGGCTGAACTCCAGAGTGACATGTGGCCTTTGGTCAGCTCCAGAGCAAGACCAAACTTGTGGCCAAGAACCATCAGCACACCAGAAACCTACACTGAGAAGTGTTGTGTCACCTCTCACTGCTCACAGGCTGAAACCCATCaggcagaaaaccaaaaatgcaGTG gTGAGCATTCTAGATACTGGGGAAGTGTGTATGGAGTTTCTGAAAGAACACCGCTCGCAGGAACTTGTGAAAGAAGTTCTCAGAATATCTTGTGATGGAAATGTG ATTGCAGTTTATCAtccaaaagaaggaagaggTTTCCTTCTTGATGACagacctcctcctcctcctgaagGCATCTGCACATATAATTTTGACAACTTGCCAG aaaagTACTGGAAAAAATACCAGTATGCAGCTAAGTTTGTGCAGTTGGTGagaacaaaaacccccaaagtgACATTTTATACAAGATATGCCAAGTGCATGTTGATGGAAAATTCACCCCCTGCAGATGTTGAAGTTTGTTTTTATGATG GAGCAAAGATCCATAAGACAGCTGGTATAACTCGTGTGATTGAAAAGTCAGGGAAATCCTTCACTTTGAAAGGAGAAAGTGAAGCAGGGTTGAAGAAGGAAATCCAGGCTTATATGGATCATGCAAATGAG GGACATCGTATATGCCTTGCATTGGAATGTGCTGttttggaagaagagaaaaggagtGGAAGTGCTCCATTTTTTCCAATAATTGTTGGAAG aaaacctGGTAATACTGAATCACCACTGGCTGTAGCACCTCCACTGTTGGACAAGACAAACTATTCAAAAGAAGTTGTGGCTTTGGATAGAAGTCAAGCTGCCAGTTCTACTCCAGTTCAGGCTCCAAACTATGCTCCT GTGGTGCCCTGTGAAAAACCTACATTTCTGACTAACACTGTGGAAAAGACCTGCTCCTCTGTTCATCCAATGGAATGCAGCCCAAACTCAGCTCAACTTGTCAAATCtgtttttgtgaaaaatgttgGTTGGGCTTCTCAG CTGACCAGT
- the PLK4 gene encoding serine/threonine-protein kinase PLK4 isoform X1: protein MATCIGERIEDFKVGNLLGKGSFAGVYRAVSLKTGLEVAIKMIDKKAMHKVGMVQRVQNEVKIHCQLKHPSILELYNYFEDSNYVYLILEICHNGEMSRYIKNRKKPFSEDEARHFLHQIITGMLYLHSHGILHRDLTLSNILLTSNMNVKIADFGLATQLKMPHEKHYTMCGTPNYISPEIATRSPHGLESDVWSLGCMFYTLLIGKPPFDTDTVRNTLNKVVLADYEMPAFLSREAQDLIHRLLRKNPADRLSLSSVLDHPFMARGGSARSRDLGTSEDSMDSGNATISTTFMGSSSISTSGSLKEKKKLLVGQPLPNKITFFPTNKNSSNNSSGDASGSFQQWGIQGKETGVSGRGRTTQPAEERPHSRYLRRAHSSDRSGTSHSHTQGISNIMDRCHSLEVLSKPKIGTRENTEYFSPANSYTDIGEIFKEKTSSTSGSFEEQISPPVKDQPHPNYLCPVKPQVGLLEQKSQAETMQQWLGSMQTNDALGPPADLSGKSSAQGGFRYHLDVQQDAPRNAWNTLKDIRNHGAAGDCPHSLNQRNPKQCIPGVVCKNEKIQPGLWLNSRVTCGLWSAPEQDQTCGQEPSAHQKPTLRSVVSPLTAHRLKPIRQKTKNAVVSILDTGEVCMEFLKEHRSQELVKEVLRISCDGNVIAVYHPKEGRGFLLDDRPPPPPEGICTYNFDNLPEKYWKKYQYAAKFVQLVRTKTPKVTFYTRYAKCMLMENSPPADVEVCFYDGAKIHKTAGITRVIEKSGKSFTLKGESEAGLKKEIQAYMDHANEGHRICLALECAVLEEEKRSGSAPFFPIIVGRKPGNTESPLAVAPPLLDKTNYSKEVVALDRSQAASSTPVQAPNYAPVVPCEKPTFLTNTVEKTCSSVHPMECSPNSAQLVKSVFVKNVGWASQLTSGAVWVQFNDGSQLVAQAGVSSITYTSPEGQTTRYGEDDKLPEYIKEKLHCLSSILVMFTNPAGPH from the exons ATGGCGACCTGCATCGGCGAGAGGATAGAG GATTTCAAGGTGGGGAACCTCCTGGGGAAGGGCTCCTTCGCGGGGGTCTACAGAGCAGTGTCCCTGAAAACCGGCCTGGAAGTGGCCATCAAAATG ATAGACAAAAAAGCCATGCACAAAGTTGGAATGGTCCAGAGGGTTCAGAATGAGGTGAAAATACATTGTCAGCTAAAGCATCCATCTATACTCGAG ctttataACTATTTTGAAGATAGCAACTATGTGTACTTGATACTTGAGATCTGTCACAATGGCGAAATGAGCAGATAcataaagaacagaaagaaaccCTTTTCAGAAGATGAAg CGCGGCACTTCCTGCACCAGATTATCACGGGTATGCTGTACCTCCATTCCCACGGAATACTGCACCGGGACCTCACCCTCTCCAATATCTTACTCACCAGCAACATGAACGTCAAGATTGCTGATTTTGGCTTGGCCACTCAGTTGAAGATGCCTCACGAGAAGCATTACACCATGTGTGGAACTCCCAATTACATCTCCCCGGAGATCGCCACGAGGAGCCCGCACGGGCTGGAGTCGGACGTGTGGTCTCTGGGCTGCATGTTTTACACCCTGCTCATTGGCAAGCCGCCTTTTGACACGGACACGGTGAGGAACACGCTGAACAAAGTGGTGCTGGCAGATTATGAGATGCCAGCCTTCTTGTCCAGAGAGGCACAGGACCTCATTCACAGGCTACTGCGCAAAAACCCCGCCGATCGCTTGAGCCTTTCCTCCGTCTTGGATCATCCTTTTATGGCCAGGGGTGGCTCTGCACGGAGCAGAGATCTGGGAACCTCAGAAGATTCCATGGACAGTGGGAATGCCACCATCTCTACGACCTTCATGGGCTCTTCCAGCATCAGTACCAGTGGTAGcttgaaggaaaagaagaagctgTTAGTTGGACAGCCGCTcccaaataaaattactttttttcctacaaaCAAGAATTCCAGTAATAATTCATCAGGAGATGCAAGTGGTTCTTTCCAACAGTGGGGAATTCAGGGAAAGGAAACTGGAGTAAGTGGCAGGGGAAGAACCACGCAGCCTGCTGAGGAGAGGCCGCATTCCCGCTACCTCCGAAGAGCGCACTCCTCAGACAGGTCTGGCACATCCCACAGCCACACTCAGGGCATATCCAACATCATGGATCGATGTCACTCCTTGGAAGTGCTTTCCAAGCCTAAAATAGGAAcaagggaaaacacagaataCTTTTCACCTGCCAACAGCTATACTGATATAGGAGAAATATTTAAGGAGAAGACTTCTAGTACTTCTGGTTCTTTTGAAGAGCAGATATCTCCACCTGTAAAAGATCAACCACA CCCAAATTATCTGTGCCCAGTGAAGCCCCAGGTTGGTTTGTTAGAGCAGAAGTCCCAGGCTGAGACAATGCAGCAGTGGCTTGGAAGCATGCAAACAAATG ATGCTCTGGGACCACCTGCAGACCTGAGTGGCAAAAGCAGCGCACAGGGAGGCTTTCGGTACCACCTGGATGTGCAGCAGGATGCACCAAGGAATGCATGGAACACCTTGAAAGACATAAGGAAtcatggagcagctggggacTGTCCACATTCTTTAAACCAGAGAAACCCAAAGCAATGCATCCCTGGAGTTGTctgcaaaaatgagaaaattcagcCTGGCCTCTGGCTGAACTCCAGAGTGACATGTGGCCTTTGGTCAGCTCCAGAGCAAGACCAAACTTGTGGCCAAGAACCATCAGCACACCAGAAACCTACACTGAGAAGTGTTGTGTCACCTCTCACTGCTCACAGGCTGAAACCCATCaggcagaaaaccaaaaatgcaGTG gTGAGCATTCTAGATACTGGGGAAGTGTGTATGGAGTTTCTGAAAGAACACCGCTCGCAGGAACTTGTGAAAGAAGTTCTCAGAATATCTTGTGATGGAAATGTG ATTGCAGTTTATCAtccaaaagaaggaagaggTTTCCTTCTTGATGACagacctcctcctcctcctgaagGCATCTGCACATATAATTTTGACAACTTGCCAG aaaagTACTGGAAAAAATACCAGTATGCAGCTAAGTTTGTGCAGTTGGTGagaacaaaaacccccaaagtgACATTTTATACAAGATATGCCAAGTGCATGTTGATGGAAAATTCACCCCCTGCAGATGTTGAAGTTTGTTTTTATGATG GAGCAAAGATCCATAAGACAGCTGGTATAACTCGTGTGATTGAAAAGTCAGGGAAATCCTTCACTTTGAAAGGAGAAAGTGAAGCAGGGTTGAAGAAGGAAATCCAGGCTTATATGGATCATGCAAATGAG GGACATCGTATATGCCTTGCATTGGAATGTGCTGttttggaagaagagaaaaggagtGGAAGTGCTCCATTTTTTCCAATAATTGTTGGAAG aaaacctGGTAATACTGAATCACCACTGGCTGTAGCACCTCCACTGTTGGACAAGACAAACTATTCAAAAGAAGTTGTGGCTTTGGATAGAAGTCAAGCTGCCAGTTCTACTCCAGTTCAGGCTCCAAACTATGCTCCT GTGGTGCCCTGTGAAAAACCTACATTTCTGACTAACACTGTGGAAAAGACCTGCTCCTCTGTTCATCCAATGGAATGCAGCCCAAACTCAGCTCAACTTGTCAAATCtgtttttgtgaaaaatgttgGTTGGGCTTCTCAG CTGACCAGT